The following coding sequences are from one Verrucomicrobiota bacterium window:
- a CDS encoding sigma-70 family RNA polymerase sigma factor — MNDEQARARFENLTLPLMKDAYNLARWLMRNEEDAQDVVQDSYVKAFRFFESFRTEGNVRAWFLRIVRNTCYDALKTRNVKERELVPEGEINDIPDAAPGPRASVVAKATIETVREAIAALPADFREIVVLRELEGLSYKEISEVAGIPLGTVMSRLSRARDQLQLSLRERKEHDDL; from the coding sequence ATGAACGACGAGCAAGCTCGGGCGCGGTTTGAAAATCTTACGCTGCCGCTGATGAAGGATGCGTATAACCTTGCCCGTTGGTTGATGAGGAATGAAGAGGATGCCCAGGATGTCGTGCAGGATTCTTACGTTAAAGCCTTCCGTTTCTTCGAGAGTTTCCGCACGGAGGGAAACGTACGCGCCTGGTTTCTGCGAATCGTTCGGAACACGTGTTATGACGCGTTAAAAACCCGGAACGTGAAAGAAAGAGAGCTTGTGCCGGAGGGAGAGATCAATGACATCCCGGATGCGGCGCCGGGACCCCGCGCCAGCGTAGTTGCCAAGGCGACGATTGAAACCGTTCGGGAGGCGATCGCGGCGTTACCGGCAGACTTTCGTGAGATCGTGGTCCTGCGGGAACTGGAAGGTTTGTCTTACAAGGAGATCTCTGAGGTGGCCGGGATTCCCCTAGGCACGGTAATGTCGCGCCTGTCGCGTGCCCGGGACCAGCTGCAACTCTCGCTGCGCGAGCGCAAGGAACACGACGACCTATGA
- a CDS encoding metallophosphoesterase: protein MAWAGTGVIWSINGGILTSNVLGEGAANAGAIASAELNFVQISDSHIGFDKPANTDVSGTFRETIRRINALPKTSEFLLHTGDLTHLSDPAQFDTLAQLLKDCRTKDVFYVPGEHDIYDGGAQFRDRFGQKTAGSGWYSFDQKGVHFVGLVNVASIQEGGLGVLGQEQLDWLEKDLKGLSASTPIVLFAHIPLWAVYPRWGWGTDDAERALGFVRRFGSVTVLNGHIHQVMQKVEGNITFHTARGTAFPLPTPGSVPKPVPVVVEAAHLKQMLGLTSVNYTQTNHSLAVVDSTLG from the coding sequence ATGGCGTGGGCCGGCACGGGCGTCATCTGGTCGATCAATGGCGGGATCTTAACATCTAATGTCCTGGGAGAAGGCGCCGCCAACGCGGGTGCCATCGCTTCGGCGGAGCTGAATTTCGTCCAGATCAGCGATAGCCACATCGGCTTTGACAAGCCGGCCAACACCGACGTGTCCGGCACGTTTCGGGAAACCATCAGGCGCATCAACGCCCTGCCGAAAACATCCGAATTCCTGCTGCACACGGGCGACTTGACCCACCTTTCCGACCCGGCCCAGTTCGATACCCTGGCGCAGTTGCTCAAGGACTGCAGGACCAAGGACGTTTTCTATGTGCCGGGTGAACACGATATTTACGACGGCGGCGCACAGTTCCGGGACAGGTTCGGCCAGAAAACGGCCGGTTCAGGCTGGTACAGCTTCGACCAGAAAGGGGTCCACTTCGTGGGCCTGGTCAACGTGGCCAGCATCCAGGAAGGCGGCCTGGGCGTCCTGGGGCAGGAACAACTTGACTGGCTGGAAAAGGATCTCAAAGGTTTGTCGGCCAGCACGCCCATTGTCTTGTTTGCTCACATCCCGTTATGGGCGGTCTACCCGCGATGGGGCTGGGGGACCGACGATGCGGAGCGCGCCCTCGGGTTCGTCAGGCGCTTTGGCTCGGTGACGGTGCTCAACGGGCACATCCATCAGGTGATGCAGAAAGTGGAGGGTAACATCACCTTCCACACCGCCCGCGGAACGGCCTTTCCATTACCCACGCCCGGTTCGGTGCCGAAGCCGGTGCCGGTGGTGGTGGAAGCCGCGCACCTCAAACAGATGCTGGGGCTGACGAGCGTAAACTACACCCAAACCAACCATAGCCTGGCTGTGGTCGACTCCACGCTAGGGTAA
- a CDS encoding anti-sigma factor, whose translation MNCEECQEFIDACIDNELDAATIIAVERHLRECAACAQILEARKGLRELLGQPELAFDVPDSLRTRVLSSLPAAPAKPKERADRFRQRVVIPWFSVPMALAAVLAIVFGLALLRPGWLTGGAEDRTLAAQVIQGHIRSLLATHLLDVPSTDQHTVKPWFAGKLEFSPPVQDFAQHGFDLIGGRLDYLDRQEVAALVYRRNKHIINLFIGPSKSGHAAPVQSFSQNGYNVLHWERGGFFFWAVSDVRMDDLRAFADLEMQLL comes from the coding sequence ATGAATTGCGAGGAGTGTCAGGAGTTCATAGATGCCTGCATCGACAACGAACTGGATGCCGCGACGATCATCGCCGTAGAGCGTCACCTGCGTGAGTGCGCGGCGTGCGCTCAGATTCTCGAGGCCCGAAAAGGGCTGCGCGAGCTGTTGGGCCAGCCCGAACTCGCGTTCGACGTGCCGGACTCGCTGCGCACCCGGGTTCTATCTTCTCTGCCGGCGGCCCCCGCGAAGCCGAAGGAACGTGCGGACCGTTTCCGGCAACGGGTCGTGATCCCCTGGTTTTCCGTTCCGATGGCCCTTGCCGCCGTTCTTGCCATCGTTTTCGGGCTGGCTCTCTTACGGCCGGGTTGGCTTACCGGCGGCGCCGAGGATCGCACGCTCGCCGCGCAGGTGATCCAGGGTCATATCCGATCGCTGCTCGCCACGCACCTTTTGGACGTACCCTCGACCGACCAACACACGGTCAAGCCATGGTTTGCCGGAAAACTGGAATTTTCCCCGCCCGTGCAGGACTTCGCTCAGCACGGGTTTGACCTGATCGGTGGACGGCTCGACTACCTCGACCGCCAGGAGGTCGCCGCCCTGGTTTACCGGCGCAATAAACACATCATCAACCTGTTTATCGGGCCGTCGAAATCCGGTCACGCGGCCCCGGTGCAAAGTTTCTCCCAGAATGGCTACAACGTTCTGCACTGGGAGCGGGGCGGATTTTTCTTCTGGGCGGTCTCAGATGTTCGCATGGACGACTTGCGGGCGTTCGCCGACCTCGAGATGCAACTGCTCTAG